Proteins from a genomic interval of Desulfovibrio piger:
- a CDS encoding carbon starvation CstA family protein, translated as MPNYVYFLLAVAGLIVGYIIYGSIVAKIFGADENRPTPAKTMADGVDYVEMPMWKVWLIQLLNIAGVGPVFGPILGALYGPSALLWIVIGTIFAGAVHDYFSGMLSVRYKGANVPTIVGYNLGNVAKQVMRVFAVILLLLVGVVFVAAPAGLLAKLTPDYMDQMFWVAVIFAYYFLATILPIDKIIGRLYPLFGAVLIIMAVGMTVTMFTNGCEFYNWASFPNNHPQQLPIFPLVFITIACGALSGFHATQSPLMSRCLSNEKQGKAVFYGGMVAEGFIGLVWATVGMTFYTSPEALAAAGGPANVVNETARALMGPVGGVLAILGVVALPVTSGDTAFRAARLTIAEMFNFKQSAIPARLAIAIPIFAIGVVLNFVDFNVIWRYFGFANQALAAIMLWASGAYLYRKHRLHWICTVPATFMTAVCISYICYEPKMGFGMGIEIADIIGVIVAVVSLVAFLALGRKPIAGAPSIDEV; from the coding sequence ATGCCGAATTACGTTTACTTTCTTCTTGCCGTAGCCGGCCTCATCGTGGGCTACATCATCTACGGTTCCATCGTCGCCAAAATCTTCGGTGCGGACGAAAACCGCCCCACCCCCGCCAAGACCATGGCCGACGGCGTCGACTACGTCGAAATGCCCATGTGGAAGGTCTGGCTCATCCAGCTGCTGAACATCGCCGGTGTGGGCCCCGTCTTCGGCCCCATCCTGGGCGCCCTGTACGGCCCCAGCGCCCTGCTGTGGATCGTTATCGGCACCATCTTCGCCGGTGCCGTGCATGACTACTTCTCCGGCATGCTCTCCGTGCGTTACAAGGGCGCCAACGTGCCCACCATCGTGGGTTACAACCTGGGCAACGTGGCCAAGCAGGTGATGCGCGTGTTCGCCGTCATCCTCCTGCTGCTCGTGGGCGTGGTCTTCGTGGCCGCTCCCGCCGGCCTGCTGGCCAAGCTGACCCCCGACTACATGGACCAGATGTTCTGGGTCGCCGTCATCTTCGCCTACTACTTCCTGGCCACCATCCTGCCCATCGACAAGATCATCGGCCGCCTCTACCCCCTGTTCGGCGCCGTGCTGATCATCATGGCCGTGGGCATGACCGTGACCATGTTCACCAACGGTTGCGAGTTCTACAACTGGGCCTCCTTCCCCAATAACCATCCCCAGCAGCTGCCCATCTTCCCGCTGGTGTTCATCACCATCGCCTGCGGCGCCCTGTCCGGCTTCCACGCCACCCAGTCGCCCCTGATGTCCCGCTGCCTGTCCAATGAAAAGCAGGGCAAGGCCGTGTTCTACGGCGGCATGGTGGCCGAAGGCTTCATCGGCCTCGTGTGGGCCACCGTGGGCATGACCTTCTACACCAGCCCCGAAGCCCTGGCCGCTGCCGGCGGTCCCGCCAACGTGGTCAACGAGACCGCCCGCGCCCTCATGGGCCCCGTCGGCGGCGTGCTGGCCATCCTGGGCGTGGTGGCCCTGCCCGTCACCTCCGGTGACACGGCCTTCCGTGCCGCCCGCCTGACCATCGCCGAAATGTTCAACTTCAAGCAGTCCGCCATCCCGGCCCGTCTGGCCATCGCCATCCCGATCTTCGCCATCGGCGTGGTGCTGAACTTCGTGGACTTCAACGTGATCTGGCGTTACTTCGGCTTCGCCAACCAGGCCCTGGCCGCCATCATGCTCTGGGCCTCCGGCGCCTACCTGTACCGCAAGCATCGTCTGCACTGGATCTGCACCGTGCCCGCCACCTTCATGACGGCCGTGTGTATCTCCTACATCTGCTATGAGCCCAAGATGGGCTTTGGCATGGGCATCGAGATCGCCGACATCATCGGCGTGATCGTGGCCGTCGTCAGCCTGGTCGCCTTCCTAGCTCTGGGCCGCAAGCCCATCGCCGGTGCTCCCAGCATCGACGAAGTGTAG
- the thiD gene encoding bifunctional hydroxymethylpyrimidine kinase/phosphomethylpyrimidine kinase: MRTPNILTIAGSDSGGGAGIQADLKTIMALGGYGMSVITALTAQNGLGVTGIHAPEPEFVVLQLRAVLDGFPVHAAKTGMLFSAGIINALADALRDRSFPLVVDPVSVSQSGSRLLREDAVEALKERMIPGCDLLTPNRPEAEMLTGMTISCADDAAAAGEALIRMGAKAVLIKGGHMESSIVVTDCLCQAGQAPKFLPQPKVETNNNHGTGCTLSAAIATGLGHGLPLQVAVTRAQEFLNLALRKSYAPGKGCGPVNHAARRQASLQN; this comes from the coding sequence ATGCGCACCCCCAACATCCTGACCATTGCCGGTTCCGATTCCGGCGGCGGTGCCGGCATCCAGGCCGACCTCAAGACCATCATGGCCCTAGGCGGCTACGGCATGAGCGTCATCACGGCCCTGACCGCCCAGAACGGCCTGGGCGTCACCGGCATCCACGCGCCCGAGCCCGAATTCGTCGTGCTGCAGCTGCGCGCCGTGCTGGACGGTTTTCCCGTGCACGCCGCCAAGACCGGCATGCTGTTCTCGGCCGGCATCATCAACGCCCTGGCCGACGCCCTGCGCGACCGCAGCTTCCCGCTGGTGGTGGACCCTGTTTCCGTGAGCCAGAGCGGCAGCCGCCTGCTGCGTGAGGATGCCGTGGAGGCCCTCAAGGAACGCATGATCCCCGGCTGCGACCTGCTGACCCCCAACCGCCCCGAAGCCGAGATGCTCACCGGCATGACCATCAGCTGCGCCGATGACGCCGCTGCCGCCGGTGAGGCGCTCATCAGGATGGGCGCCAAGGCCGTGCTCATCAAGGGCGGTCATATGGAAAGCTCCATCGTGGTCACGGACTGCCTTTGCCAGGCCGGACAGGCGCCCAAGTTCCTGCCCCAGCCCAAGGTGGAGACCAACAACAACCACGGCACCGGCTGCACCCTGTCGGCCGCCATCGCCACCGGCCTTGGCCACGGCCTGCCCCTGCAGGTGGCCGTGACCCGCGCCCAGGAATTCCTCAACCTTGCCCTGCGCAAGAGCTACGCGCCCGGCAAGGGCTGCGGGCCCGTCAACCACGCCGCCCGCCGCCAGGCATCATTGCAAAACTGA
- the truA gene encoding tRNA pseudouridine(38-40) synthase TruA, which produces MPDISSTMRLRLLLAYDGSRYCGWQIQDIPTPPPTVQAAVEAAVGRIAGRPVRVFGSGRTDAGVHAHGQVAHCDVPRRPGLDWRHALNALLPADVRVLHWQEAAPDFHARISALRKTYVYDFWQEKGFVPPRLAPFVWRSGPLDAGAMRAALPFLLGRHDFASFQNAGTEMESTVRELQAATLTELPPVEFMPPYLPCLRLTVTANGFLKQMVRNMAGLLAACGRHKLRPDQIPAILEAADRRALPSPTAPPQGLALAHVEYPD; this is translated from the coding sequence ATGCCGGACATTTCTTCCACCATGCGTCTCAGGCTGTTGCTGGCCTATGACGGCAGCCGTTACTGCGGCTGGCAGATCCAGGACATCCCCACCCCGCCGCCCACCGTGCAGGCCGCCGTGGAAGCCGCCGTGGGCCGCATCGCCGGGCGACCCGTGCGCGTGTTCGGCTCCGGTCGCACCGATGCGGGCGTCCATGCCCACGGTCAGGTGGCCCATTGCGATGTGCCCCGCCGCCCCGGTCTGGACTGGCGTCACGCCCTCAATGCCCTGCTGCCTGCGGACGTGCGCGTCCTGCACTGGCAGGAGGCCGCCCCCGACTTCCATGCCCGCATCAGCGCCCTGCGCAAGACCTATGTGTATGACTTCTGGCAGGAGAAAGGCTTCGTGCCGCCCCGGCTGGCGCCCTTCGTCTGGCGCAGCGGCCCCCTGGACGCCGGGGCCATGCGCGCGGCCCTGCCCTTTTTGCTGGGCAGGCATGACTTCGCCAGCTTCCAGAACGCGGGCACCGAGATGGAAAGCACGGTGCGCGAGCTCCAGGCCGCCACACTGACGGAACTGCCGCCCGTGGAGTTCATGCCGCCCTACCTGCCCTGCCTGCGCCTGACCGTCACGGCCAACGGTTTTTTGAAGCAGATGGTCCGTAACATGGCCGGACTGCTGGCCGCCTGCGGCCGCCACAAGCTGCGCCCCGACCAGATCCCCGCCATCCTTGAGGCCGCCGACCGCCGCGCCCTGCCCAGCCCCACGGCCCCGCCGCAGGGCCTGGCCCTGGCCCATGTGGAGTACCCGGACTAA
- a CDS encoding HAD family hydrolase: MALKCLVFDCDGVILDSVPVKTRAFARLAEPYGEEARDRFVMYHTVHGGVSRYKKFEWFFREILDREITPAESEEWGRRFAEYALDEVRRCELIPGIARVLEHWQGKLPLYVCSGAPHEELNFILKERGLDSCFTGIYGSPPSKAKLLAMIVDKACVLPDEVLMVGDASTDRNAAEEVGTLFYGTGPDLRGGDFPRGPDLTGLDAWIAEHVE, translated from the coding sequence ATGGCCCTGAAATGTCTTGTTTTCGACTGTGACGGCGTGATCCTCGACAGCGTGCCGGTCAAGACGCGCGCCTTTGCCCGTCTGGCCGAGCCCTACGGCGAGGAGGCCCGCGACCGCTTCGTCATGTACCATACCGTGCACGGCGGCGTGAGCCGTTACAAAAAATTCGAATGGTTCTTCCGCGAGATCCTGGACAGGGAGATCACGCCCGCCGAGTCCGAGGAGTGGGGCAGGCGCTTTGCCGAATACGCCCTGGACGAAGTGCGCCGCTGCGAGCTCATCCCCGGCATCGCCCGGGTGCTGGAACACTGGCAGGGCAAACTGCCGCTCTATGTCTGCTCCGGCGCACCGCACGAAGAACTGAACTTCATCCTCAAGGAACGCGGCCTGGACAGCTGCTTTACGGGCATCTACGGCTCGCCGCCGTCCAAGGCCAAGCTGCTGGCCATGATCGTGGACAAGGCCTGCGTCCTGCCTGACGAGGTGCTCATGGTGGGCGACGCCTCCACGGACCGCAATGCCGCCGAAGAGGTGGGCACCCTGTTCTACGGCACCGGGCCTGATCTCAGGGGCGGGGATTTCCCCAGGGGGCCTGATCTGACCGGGCTCGATGCCTGGATCGCGGAGCATGTGGAATGA
- a CDS encoding acyltransferase encodes MDLPSRLRAAWEELWIACFAWIPTPLGLALRWLAWRWLFAGCGSVRFGTGLSFVGCRHMRLGDAVRLGRGCIITAGDGELVLGDRVSISPYAHVAADGGRIVMGRHVAVGPGTVLRAANHCFSRHDVPILQQGHHPGEIVIGDDVWIGANCVITPDVHIGRGAVVGAGAVVTRDVAPFTIVGGVPARPIGHRDRSGCPERR; translated from the coding sequence ATGGATCTGCCGTCCCGCCTCCGGGCTGCCTGGGAAGAGCTCTGGATAGCCTGTTTCGCCTGGATACCCACGCCGCTGGGCCTGGCCCTGCGCTGGCTGGCCTGGCGCTGGCTCTTTGCCGGCTGCGGTTCGGTACGCTTCGGCACGGGCCTGAGCTTCGTGGGCTGTCGCCACATGCGGCTGGGCGATGCCGTCCGTCTGGGGCGGGGCTGCATCATCACGGCCGGGGACGGCGAACTTGTCCTGGGCGACCGCGTGTCCATCTCGCCCTATGCCCATGTGGCGGCCGACGGCGGGCGCATCGTCATGGGCAGGCATGTGGCCGTGGGCCCCGGCACGGTGCTGCGGGCCGCCAACCACTGTTTTTCCCGGCATGATGTGCCCATCCTGCAACAGGGGCACCATCCGGGCGAGATCGTCATCGGGGACGATGTCTGGATCGGGGCCAACTGCGTCATCACGCCCGACGTGCATATCGGCCGGGGCGCTGTGGTGGGCGCGGGCGCCGTGGTCACCCGTGATGTGGCTCCCTTCACCATCGTGGGCGGTGTCCCGGCACGTCCCATCGGTCACCGCGACCGCAGCGGATGCCCGGAACGCCGGTAG
- a CDS encoding 3-deoxy-manno-octulosonate cytidylyltransferase, which produces MNIIAIIPARMGSSRFPGKPLALIHGVPMVGHVAFRTAMSRCLSATYVATCDTVIEDYCKEAGLACVMTGDHHVRCSTRTAEALLKIEAATGRKADIVVMVQGDEPMVLPGMIDAAVEPMLKDPSINVVNLMADMDTLEEFEDPNEVKVVVDRNSDALYFSREPIPSRKKGADKVPMRKQVCIIPFRRDYLIRFNEMEESPLEICESVDMMRILEHGEKVRMVPTDARTWSVDTPEDLARVTRLMEGDALMREYAK; this is translated from the coding sequence ATGAACATCATCGCCATCATCCCCGCCCGCATGGGCTCCAGCCGCTTTCCCGGCAAACCTCTGGCCCTGATCCACGGTGTGCCCATGGTGGGCCATGTGGCCTTCCGCACGGCCATGAGCCGCTGCCTTTCCGCCACCTATGTGGCCACCTGTGACACGGTCATCGAAGACTACTGCAAGGAGGCGGGCCTTGCGTGCGTCATGACCGGCGACCATCATGTGCGCTGTTCCACCCGCACGGCCGAGGCCCTGCTCAAGATCGAGGCGGCCACGGGCCGGAAGGCGGACATCGTGGTCATGGTGCAGGGGGACGAGCCCATGGTGCTGCCCGGCATGATCGACGCCGCTGTGGAACCCATGCTCAAGGATCCTTCCATCAATGTGGTCAACCTGATGGCCGACATGGACACCCTGGAAGAGTTCGAGGACCCCAATGAGGTGAAGGTCGTGGTGGACCGCAACAGCGATGCCCTTTACTTCTCGCGCGAGCCCATCCCCTCCCGCAAAAAGGGGGCCGACAAGGTGCCCATGCGCAAGCAGGTCTGCATCATCCCCTTCCGCCGTGACTACCTGATCCGCTTCAACGAGATGGAGGAAAGCCCGCTGGAGATCTGCGAGTCCGTGGACATGATGCGCATCCTCGAACATGGGGAAAAAGTCCGCATGGTGCCCACCGATGCCCGCACCTGGAGCGTGGATACCCCTGAAGACCTGGCCCGCGTGACGCGGCTCATGGAAGGGGATGCCCTCATGCGGGAGTACGCGAAGTAG
- a CDS encoding NAD-dependent epimerase/dehydratase family protein yields the protein MKVTVFGGSGFLGSHICDKLSDAGHDVTIVDVRPSPWLRDDQKVVVGSILDEDCVQAAVEGAEVVFNYAGIADIGEANERPVDTARLNVVGNVMVLEACRRAGTGRYIFASSLYVYGKSGGFYRCSKQACEIYIENYQAMYGLPYTILRYGSLYGPRADMRNAIHRFVHEALTTGSITYYGTPTALREYMHVDDASSATLHVLGPEFANQNIIISGNQPMRVADLFRMIGEMLGKELEIRYQNDPNSGHYQVTPYAFMPRMGRKLVPPLTVDLGQGILRVMEEEHRQIHPELQSQGGYLVSTDD from the coding sequence GTGAAGGTGACTGTTTTCGGCGGTTCCGGTTTTTTGGGATCGCATATCTGTGACAAGCTCTCCGATGCCGGGCACGACGTGACCATCGTGGACGTGCGTCCTTCTCCCTGGCTGCGTGACGACCAGAAGGTGGTGGTGGGCAGCATCCTGGACGAGGACTGCGTGCAGGCCGCCGTGGAAGGGGCCGAGGTGGTCTTCAACTACGCGGGCATCGCCGACATCGGCGAAGCCAACGAGCGCCCCGTGGATACGGCCCGCCTCAACGTGGTGGGCAACGTCATGGTCCTGGAGGCCTGCCGTCGGGCCGGTACCGGGCGCTACATCTTTGCCAGCTCGCTCTATGTCTACGGCAAGTCCGGCGGCTTCTACCGGTGCAGCAAGCAGGCCTGCGAGATCTACATCGAGAATTACCAGGCCATGTACGGCCTGCCGTATACCATCCTGCGCTACGGTTCCCTGTACGGCCCCCGTGCCGACATGCGCAATGCCATCCACCGCTTCGTGCACGAGGCCCTGACCACGGGCAGCATCACCTATTACGGGACGCCCACGGCCCTGCGCGAGTACATGCATGTGGACGATGCCTCCTCCGCCACCCTCCATGTCCTGGGGCCGGAGTTCGCCAACCAGAACATCATCATCTCCGGCAACCAGCCCATGCGCGTGGCCGATCTGTTCAGGATGATCGGCGAGATGCTGGGCAAGGAGCTGGAGATCAGATACCAGAACGACCCCAACAGCGGGCATTATCAGGTGACGCCCTATGCCTTCATGCCCCGGATGGGCCGCAAGCTGGTGCCGCCGCTGACCGTCGACCTGGGGCAGGGCATCCTGCGCGTCATGGAAGAGGAACACCGCCAGATCCACCCGGAATTGCAGAGCCAGGGCGGCTATCTGGTATCCACCGACGACTGA
- a CDS encoding HpcH/HpaI aldolase family protein, which translates to MDIHDIRAKLAKDEPTIGTWLQLPSADVAELMARAGYDWVAVDMEHGSFGRTGLPDIFRAIQCGGAAPFARLPIASKTAIKAALEAGAQGLIFPMIESREQLDQAISWATYPGHDDGRRDGEPLRENRGVGFCRANAFGRDFDAYMRDTAPRIFLVAQIEHIRAVEELDAILSQPRLDAIMVGPYDLSGSMGLTGQFDHPDFKAVMARIHEACRRHHARMGLHVVQPDPEELRRQVAAGCRFIAYGIDSVFLWQAAARPAGA; encoded by the coding sequence ATGGATATTCATGATATTCGCGCCAAACTGGCAAAGGATGAACCCACCATCGGCACCTGGCTGCAGCTGCCTTCCGCCGATGTGGCGGAGCTGATGGCCCGTGCCGGCTATGACTGGGTGGCGGTGGACATGGAGCATGGTTCCTTCGGCCGCACCGGCCTGCCCGACATCTTCCGTGCCATCCAGTGCGGCGGGGCTGCGCCCTTTGCCCGTTTGCCCATCGCTTCCAAGACCGCCATCAAGGCCGCGCTGGAGGCGGGCGCACAGGGCCTGATCTTTCCCATGATAGAGAGCCGGGAACAGCTGGACCAGGCCATCAGCTGGGCCACGTATCCCGGCCACGACGACGGCCGTCGGGACGGAGAGCCCCTGCGCGAGAACCGCGGCGTGGGCTTTTGCCGGGCCAATGCCTTCGGCAGGGATTTCGATGCCTACATGCGGGATACGGCGCCCCGGATCTTCCTGGTGGCCCAGATCGAGCACATCCGCGCCGTGGAAGAGCTGGACGCCATCCTTTCCCAGCCGCGTCTGGATGCCATCATGGTGGGCCCCTATGACCTTTCCGGCTCCATGGGCCTGACGGGGCAGTTCGACCATCCTGATTTCAAGGCCGTCATGGCCCGCATCCATGAGGCCTGCCGGCGGCATCATGCCCGCATGGGCCTGCATGTGGTGCAGCCCGACCCCGAGGAGTTGCGCCGTCAGGTGGCGGCGGGCTGCCGCTTCATCGCCTACGGCATCGATTCGGTCTTCCTCTGGCAGGCGGCCGCACGGCCCGCCGGAGCGTAG
- a CDS encoding alpha-hydroxy-acid oxidizing protein, with translation MKEIRAAARERMKGHCRVCPVCDGKACSGEVPGMGGLGTGASFRNNREALNACKLNMTALHDAREPRTNCTILGIDLSFPVMAAPIGGVSFNMSDAMSEDDYIFAILEGSRAAGVIGCTGDGVPPFIIDAAVKALKACNGHGIPFIKPWEGKELFEKIDRVLADGSPILGVDVDAAGLITLRKMGRPVMPMSVTELETVVRYVHDMGRKFIVKGIMTPDDAHRAIDAGCDAIVVSNHGGRVLDHCPGTATVLPAIADAVRGKITILADGAVRDGVDVLKMLALGADAVLVGRPLCIAAIGGGVEGVTKYWQQMQGQLVQAMLLTGCASLADVREHIIYRG, from the coding sequence ATGAAAGAGATCAGAGCTGCCGCGCGCGAGCGCATGAAGGGTCACTGCCGCGTCTGCCCCGTTTGCGATGGCAAGGCCTGCTCCGGTGAAGTGCCCGGCATGGGCGGCCTGGGCACCGGTGCCAGCTTCCGCAACAACCGCGAAGCCCTCAATGCCTGCAAACTCAACATGACGGCCCTGCACGACGCCCGCGAGCCCCGCACCAACTGCACCATCCTGGGCATCGACCTGAGCTTCCCCGTCATGGCGGCCCCCATCGGCGGCGTCTCTTTCAACATGAGCGATGCCATGAGCGAAGACGACTACATCTTCGCCATCCTGGAAGGCAGCCGCGCCGCCGGTGTCATCGGCTGTACCGGTGACGGCGTGCCGCCCTTCATCATCGACGCCGCCGTCAAGGCCCTGAAGGCCTGCAACGGCCACGGCATCCCCTTCATCAAGCCCTGGGAAGGCAAGGAACTGTTCGAAAAGATCGACCGCGTGCTGGCCGACGGCAGCCCCATCCTGGGCGTGGACGTGGACGCCGCCGGTCTCATCACCCTGCGCAAGATGGGCCGCCCGGTCATGCCCATGTCCGTGACGGAACTGGAGACCGTGGTGCGCTATGTGCATGACATGGGCCGCAAGTTCATCGTCAAGGGCATCATGACCCCCGACGACGCCCATCGCGCCATCGACGCCGGCTGCGACGCCATCGTGGTCTCCAACCACGGCGGCCGCGTGCTGGACCACTGCCCCGGCACCGCCACCGTGCTGCCCGCCATCGCCGATGCCGTGCGCGGCAAGATCACCATCCTGGCCGACGGCGCCGTGCGTGACGGCGTGGACGTGCTCAAGATGCTGGCCCTGGGCGCCGACGCCGTGCTGGTGGGCCGCCCGCTCTGCATCGCGGCCATCGGCGGCGGTGTGGAAGGCGTGACCAAGTACTGGCAGCAGATGCAGGGCCAGCTGGTGCAGGCCATGTTGCTCACCGGCTGCGCTTCCCTGGCCGACGTGCGCGAGCACATCATCTATCGCGGCTAG
- a CDS encoding nitroreductase family protein, with protein MQFSVDTDRCVSCGLCLSDCLPRALGMDEEGHPYIKDERLCMHCHHCLALCPTGAISVDGHNPDASRRILNAWPQPEQLENLIKGRRSVRQYRPENVDPALLQQVLDVSAHAPTGVNARKLWVGVMDDMDRMQAFREDVYARLADKALHNALPQCRRTAFFAAAPRLWKEQGIDGIFRGAPHFVLVGNAKDAPCQEQDPLIYLSYMELYAQSLGLGTTWCGLLYWCLQLMLPELLPELGLPETHSFQYAMLLGEPAIRYARTVEYGPATVHRIQWK; from the coding sequence ATGCAGTTTTCCGTGGATACCGACCGCTGTGTCTCCTGCGGCCTGTGCCTTTCCGACTGTCTGCCCCGCGCGCTGGGCATGGACGAGGAAGGCCACCCCTACATCAAGGACGAACGCCTGTGCATGCACTGCCACCACTGCCTGGCCCTCTGCCCCACGGGCGCCATCAGCGTGGACGGACACAACCCTGACGCCTCCCGTCGCATCCTCAATGCCTGGCCCCAGCCCGAACAGCTGGAGAACCTCATCAAGGGCCGCCGCTCCGTGCGCCAGTACCGGCCGGAAAACGTGGACCCGGCCCTGCTGCAGCAGGTGCTGGACGTGAGCGCCCACGCCCCCACCGGCGTCAATGCCCGCAAGCTCTGGGTAGGCGTCATGGACGACATGGACCGCATGCAGGCCTTCCGTGAGGACGTCTATGCCCGCCTGGCGGACAAGGCCCTTCACAATGCCCTGCCCCAGTGCCGCCGCACGGCTTTCTTCGCCGCGGCACCGCGCCTGTGGAAGGAACAGGGCATCGACGGCATCTTCCGCGGCGCGCCCCACTTCGTTCTGGTGGGCAATGCCAAGGACGCTCCCTGCCAGGAGCAGGATCCGCTCATCTATCTTTCGTACATGGAGCTCTACGCCCAGAGCCTGGGGCTGGGCACCACCTGGTGCGGCCTGCTCTACTGGTGTCTGCAGCTCATGCTGCCCGAACTCCTGCCCGAACTGGGCCTGCCCGAGACCCACAGCTTCCAGTACGCCATGCTGCTGGGCGAGCCTGCCATCCGCTATGCGCGTACGGTGGAATACGGCCCGGCCACGGTGCACCGCATCCAGTGGAAGTAA
- a CDS encoding ArsR/SmtB family transcription factor, whose protein sequence is MQHNKEFIEAQARIFKALGHPSRLLMVDALRDGEKCVCDLQALVGDDMSTISKHLAVLRDAGVVTRRKQGVNIYYSLALCCLDQFLACTGQLLEKRILSQMDMLRNK, encoded by the coding sequence ATGCAGCACAACAAGGAATTCATCGAGGCACAGGCCCGGATCTTCAAAGCCCTGGGCCATCCCAGCCGTCTGCTGATGGTCGATGCCCTGCGCGACGGTGAAAAATGCGTCTGTGACCTGCAGGCCCTGGTGGGGGACGACATGTCCACCATCTCCAAGCATCTGGCTGTCCTGCGTGATGCCGGTGTGGTCACCCGGCGCAAGCAGGGCGTGAACATCTATTACAGCCTTGCCCTCTGCTGCCTGGACCAGTTCCTGGCCTGTACCGGCCAGCTGCTGGAAAAGCGCATCCTGAGCCAGATGGACATGCTGCGGAACAAATAG
- a CDS encoding permease, whose amino-acid sequence MGKSPSSPRPFSAPRYALTLLAVLLAWTGLYVSIQPLATWLTFDLLSLTPGGAPGLALEFFLYDSAKILLLLVLMVYCIGWLRAGLHVERVRDYLSGKGRGIGYLLGATFGAITPFCSCSSIPLFLGFTMARIPLGITMAFLITSPLINEIAVVLLWGLLGWKFTVVYVVVGMAAGMLGGWLLDLLRAERWLQPFLRGMLGVSGQAARDERNTRLGLEERHRFAWDEMTGIFRRVWRWVIIGVGLGALLHGFVPQDWFAAHLGQGQWWSVPVAVLVGIPLYSNVTGVVPIMESLLLKGLPVGTTLAFCMSTVAASLPEMLMLKQVMRWQLLALFLGLLLVIFTLVGWLFNSLQLTLF is encoded by the coding sequence ATGGGCAAGAGCCCTTCCTCGCCGCGTCCTTTTTCCGCCCCGCGTTACGCCCTGACCCTGCTGGCCGTGCTGCTGGCCTGGACGGGCCTGTATGTATCCATCCAGCCGCTGGCCACCTGGCTGACCTTCGACCTGCTCTCCCTGACGCCCGGCGGGGCCCCGGGCCTGGCCCTGGAATTCTTCCTCTATGACAGCGCCAAGATCCTGCTCCTGCTGGTGCTGATGGTCTATTGCATCGGCTGGCTGCGGGCCGGGCTGCATGTGGAGCGGGTACGCGACTATCTTTCCGGCAAGGGCCGGGGCATCGGCTATCTGCTGGGGGCCACGTTCGGCGCCATCACGCCCTTCTGTTCCTGCTCCAGCATCCCGCTCTTCCTGGGCTTCACCATGGCCCGCATCCCGCTGGGCATCACCATGGCCTTCCTCATCACCTCGCCGCTCATCAACGAGATCGCCGTGGTCCTGCTCTGGGGCCTGCTGGGCTGGAAGTTCACCGTGGTCTATGTGGTCGTCGGCATGGCGGCCGGTATGCTGGGCGGCTGGCTGCTGGATCTGCTCCGCGCCGAACGCTGGTTGCAGCCCTTCCTGCGCGGCATGCTGGGGGTCTCCGGCCAGGCGGCGCGGGATGAACGCAACACCCGCCTGGGGCTGGAAGAACGGCACCGTTTCGCCTGGGACGAGATGACCGGCATCTTCCGCCGCGTCTGGCGCTGGGTCATTATCGGCGTGGGTCTGGGGGCGCTCCTGCACGGCTTTGTGCCGCAGGACTGGTTTGCCGCCCATCTGGGCCAGGGGCAGTGGTGGTCCGTCCCGGTGGCCGTCCTGGTGGGCATCCCCCTGTACAGCAATGTCACGGGCGTGGTGCCCATCATGGAGAGCCTGCTGCTCAAGGGCCTGCCCGTGGGCACCACCCTGGCCTTCTGCATGAGCACGGTGGCCGCCAGCCTGCCCGAGATGCTCATGCTCAAGCAGGTCATGCGCTGGCAGCTGCTGGCCCTTTTCCTGGGCCTGTTGCTGGTCATATTCACCCTGGTGGGCTGGCTGTTCAACAGCCTGCAGCTCACGCTGTTCTAA
- a CDS encoding thioredoxin family protein, protein MIIKVLGPGCSKCVEAYEIVSKAVAASGSDATVEKITDLREIMALGVLATPAVVIDGGIMCTGRVPSAEEVRGWLGA, encoded by the coding sequence ATGATCATCAAAGTCCTTGGTCCCGGTTGCTCCAAATGTGTCGAAGCGTACGAGATCGTCAGCAAGGCGGTGGCCGCTTCCGGCAGCGACGCCACGGTGGAAAAAATCACCGACCTGCGGGAGATCATGGCCTTGGGCGTGCTGGCCACCCCTGCGGTGGTCATCGATGGCGGCATCATGTGCACGGGGCGCGTCCCCAGTGCGGAAGAAGTCCGGGGCTGGCTCGGCGCCTAG